The Prevotella sp. oral taxon 299 str. F0039 genome has a segment encoding these proteins:
- the miaB gene encoding tRNA (N6-isopentenyl adenosine(37)-C2)-methylthiotransferase MiaB → MKKLFIETYGCQMNVADSEVVASVMQMAGYEMCDNEAEADAIFMNTCSVRENAENKIYNRLDTLHAEQKKGRKLILGVLGCMAERVKDDLINNHHADLVAGPDSYLNLPDMIAQAETGSKAIDIELSKTETYKDIVPQRIALSKIGGFVSIMRGCDNFCHYCIVPYTRGRERSRDVESVLAEVRDLCKQGYREVTLLGQNVNSYSFENEVTGEVTSFPDLLRLVAREVPTMRIRFSTSHPKDMSDDTLRVIAEEPNVCKHIHLPVQSGSDKVLKLMNRKYTVAWYLDRVKAIKEIIPDCGISTDIFVGYHGEEEEDHQMSLELMKTVGYDSSFMFKYSERPGTYASKHLPDNISEEVKLRRLNEMIQLQTQLSAISNKKDEGKVFEVLVEGPSKRSREQLCGRTEQNKMVVFDKGNHHIGERVMVKITSSTSATLLGEAVD, encoded by the coding sequence ATGAAAAAACTCTTTATAGAGACTTATGGATGCCAGATGAACGTGGCAGATAGTGAAGTAGTTGCATCGGTAATGCAGATGGCTGGATACGAAATGTGCGACAATGAAGCCGAAGCAGACGCTATTTTTATGAACACATGTAGTGTTCGTGAGAATGCAGAAAACAAGATTTACAACCGCTTAGACACCCTACATGCAGAGCAAAAGAAAGGTAGAAAGCTCATTCTTGGTGTGCTTGGATGTATGGCAGAACGTGTGAAAGATGATTTAATCAATAACCATCACGCTGATCTTGTTGCAGGACCCGACTCGTATCTCAATCTTCCCGATATGATTGCGCAGGCTGAAACAGGCAGTAAAGCAATTGATATAGAACTCTCGAAAACAGAAACTTACAAAGACATTGTGCCCCAACGTATTGCATTGAGCAAGATAGGAGGGTTTGTTAGCATTATGCGTGGTTGCGATAACTTTTGTCATTATTGCATCGTTCCTTACACAAGAGGTCGTGAAAGATCAAGAGATGTTGAGAGTGTGCTAGCAGAAGTGCGTGATCTTTGTAAGCAAGGATATCGGGAAGTGACCCTACTCGGACAAAACGTCAATAGTTATTCATTCGAAAATGAAGTGACTGGAGAAGTGACAAGCTTCCCTGATCTGTTGCGATTAGTGGCTCGTGAAGTGCCAACCATGCGCATTCGTTTCAGCACTTCGCACCCAAAAGACATGAGCGACGACACCCTTCGTGTTATTGCAGAGGAGCCAAACGTGTGCAAACACATTCACCTTCCTGTGCAAAGTGGTAGCGATAAAGTATTAAAGTTGATGAACCGCAAATACACTGTTGCGTGGTATCTTGACAGAGTGAAGGCTATTAAGGAAATAATTCCCGATTGTGGCATTTCAACCGACATCTTTGTGGGTTATCATGGCGAAGAAGAAGAAGACCATCAGATGTCGCTTGAGTTGATGAAAACAGTGGGTTACGACTCGTCTTTCATGTTTAAATACAGCGAACGACCAGGAACTTACGCATCAAAGCACCTTCCCGACAACATATCTGAAGAGGTTAAGCTACGCCGTTTGAACGAGATGATTCAGCTACAAACCCAACTTTCGGCTATTTCTAATAAGAAAGACGAAGGCAAGGTGTTTGAAGTTTTGGTTGAAGGACCAAGTAAACGAAGCCGAGAACAATTGTGCGGACGCACCGAACAGAATAAGATGGTGGTGTTCGACAAGGGCAATCACCACATTGGAGAGCGTGTAATGGTGAAGATAACCAGCTCTACCAGTGCCACATTGTTAGGCGAAGCAGTAGATTAA